A part of Streptomyces sp. NBC_01451 genomic DNA contains:
- the gatB gene encoding Asp-tRNA(Asn)/Glu-tRNA(Gln) amidotransferase subunit GatB has product MTTTTDELVSYEDALATYDPVMGLEVHVELGTKTKMFCGCSTELGGEPNSQTCPTCLGLPGALPVVNAIGIESAIRIGLALHCEIAEWCRFARKNYFYPDMPKNFQTSQYDEPIAFNGYLDVQLEDGETFRVEIERAHMEEDTGKSLHVGGATGRIHGASHSLLDYNRAGIPLIEIVTKPIEGAGERAPEVAKAYVAELRELIKALGVSEARMDQGQMRCDVNLSLRPHGREKFGTRSETKNVNSLRSVERAARFEIQRHAAVLNSGGTIVQETRHFHEDTGSTTSGRVKEEAEDYRYFPEPDLVPVAPSREWVEEIRAGLPELPLARRNRLLAEWGVTATDMQSMLNAGAIDLIVSTIDAGADAASARKWWMGELARSANESGTAIDELAITPGQVARVAALVTSGDLNDKLARQVIEGVLAGEGTPDEVVEKRGLKVVSDDGALNTAVQEAIAGNPGIADKIRGGKVAAVGALVGAVMKATRGQADAARVKELILEQLGVSEG; this is encoded by the coding sequence GTGACCACCACGACCGACGAGTTGGTGTCGTACGAGGACGCCCTGGCGACGTACGACCCCGTCATGGGCCTCGAAGTCCACGTCGAACTCGGCACCAAGACCAAGATGTTCTGCGGCTGTTCGACCGAGCTGGGCGGCGAGCCCAACTCGCAGACCTGCCCGACCTGCCTCGGCCTGCCCGGCGCGCTTCCGGTCGTCAACGCGATCGGCATCGAGTCGGCCATCAGGATCGGCCTCGCGCTGCACTGCGAGATCGCCGAGTGGTGCCGCTTCGCCCGGAAGAACTACTTCTATCCGGACATGCCGAAGAACTTCCAGACCTCCCAGTACGACGAGCCGATCGCCTTCAACGGCTACCTCGACGTCCAGCTGGAGGACGGCGAGACCTTCCGCGTGGAGATCGAGCGCGCCCACATGGAGGAGGACACCGGCAAGTCGCTGCACGTCGGCGGCGCGACGGGCCGTATCCACGGCGCCTCGCACTCGCTCCTCGACTACAACCGCGCCGGCATCCCCCTCATCGAGATCGTCACCAAGCCGATCGAGGGCGCCGGCGAGCGCGCTCCCGAGGTCGCCAAGGCGTACGTCGCCGAACTGCGCGAACTCATCAAGGCGCTCGGTGTCTCGGAAGCCCGCATGGACCAGGGGCAGATGCGCTGCGACGTGAACCTTTCGCTGCGCCCGCACGGCCGGGAGAAGTTCGGCACCCGCAGCGAGACCAAGAACGTCAACTCGCTGCGTTCCGTGGAGCGTGCCGCCCGCTTCGAGATCCAGCGGCATGCCGCCGTACTGAACTCGGGCGGGACGATCGTCCAGGAGACCCGGCACTTCCACGAGGACACCGGGTCGACGACCTCGGGCCGCGTGAAGGAGGAGGCCGAGGACTACCGGTACTTCCCCGAGCCGGACCTGGTGCCGGTGGCCCCCTCGCGTGAGTGGGTCGAGGAGATCCGCGCCGGACTGCCCGAACTGCCGCTGGCCCGCCGCAACCGGCTCCTCGCGGAGTGGGGCGTCACGGCGACCGACATGCAGTCGATGCTCAACGCCGGTGCCATCGACCTCATCGTCAGCACCATCGACGCCGGTGCCGACGCCGCCTCCGCCCGCAAGTGGTGGATGGGCGAACTCGCGCGCAGCGCCAACGAGTCGGGCACCGCGATCGACGAACTGGCCATCACGCCCGGGCAGGTCGCCCGGGTCGCCGCGCTGGTCACCTCCGGCGACCTGAACGACAAGCTGGCCCGCCAGGTCATCGAGGGCGTTCTCGCGGGCGAGGGCACCCCGGACGAGGTCGTCGAGAAGCGCGGTCTGAAGGTCGTCTCCGACGACGGCGCGCTCAACACGGCCGTCCAGGAGGCCATCGCCGGCAACCCGGGCATCGCCGACAAGATCCGCGGCGGCAAGGTGGCCGCGGTCGGCGCCCTGGTCGGCGCGGTCATGAAGGCGACCCGCGGTCAGGCCGACGCGGCCCGCGTCAAGGAACTGATCCTTGAACAGCTGGGCGTCAGCGAGGGCTGA
- a CDS encoding SAM-dependent methyltransferase, with translation MSDITSGNDRLNHPRYPRSSRYDARWTIDNQMGPHALWLLEWLAPALGLDTLPPGARVLDLGCGKAMTSVFLAKEYDVQVTAADLWIEPAKNARRVNEAGVADRVLPVFAEAHRLPFGDGSFDAIVSIDAYQYFGTNDLYLPSLTRLLKPGGRIGVVVPALREEPDGVEPPEHLKPFWDPGFWSFHTAEWWRRQWTRSGAVTVEAADWLPDGWRDWLLWSEVCAEESTEEFMAAMARDSVELLHADQGRSLGFVRVVGRRT, from the coding sequence ATGTCCGACATCACCTCCGGAAATGACCGCCTGAACCACCCGCGCTACCCGCGCAGCAGCCGGTACGACGCCCGCTGGACCATCGACAACCAGATGGGCCCGCACGCCCTGTGGCTGCTGGAGTGGCTGGCCCCCGCGCTCGGCCTCGACACCCTCCCGCCGGGCGCCCGGGTGCTCGACCTTGGCTGCGGCAAGGCCATGACGTCGGTCTTCCTCGCCAAGGAGTACGACGTCCAGGTCACAGCCGCCGACCTGTGGATCGAGCCCGCCAAGAACGCGCGCCGGGTCAATGAGGCGGGCGTCGCCGACCGGGTGCTGCCCGTGTTCGCCGAGGCACACCGACTGCCGTTCGGCGACGGGTCGTTCGACGCGATCGTGAGCATCGACGCGTACCAGTACTTCGGCACGAACGACCTGTATCTGCCCAGCCTCACCCGGCTGCTGAAGCCGGGCGGACGGATCGGTGTCGTCGTACCGGCGCTGCGCGAGGAGCCGGACGGTGTGGAGCCGCCGGAACACCTCAAGCCGTTCTGGGACCCCGGGTTCTGGTCGTTCCACACCGCCGAGTGGTGGCGACGGCAGTGGACGCGGAGCGGAGCCGTGACGGTGGAGGCCGCCGACTGGCTGCCCGACGGCTGGCGCGACTGGCTGCTGTGGAGCGAGGTCTGCGCCGAGGAGAGCACCGAGGAGTTCATGGCGGCCATGGCCCGCGACTCGGTGGAGCTGCTGCACGCCGACCAGGGCCGGTCCCTGGGCTTCGTCCGGGTCGTGGGACGTCGTACGTGA
- a CDS encoding GNAT family N-acetyltransferase, producing MYAISLGDDGAQLRPLEPWHAEEFLAHLDRGRDFITRHVPFGMKSTDVDSAREQLQRYADQRAADTGSLHGIWLDGKLVGGVLFLNFSAEQGNCEVGCWLEPAGTGRGLITRAMRVLIDWAIDERGMHRVEWHASSVNEASINVARRLGMSREALLRESYPHRGVRADTEIWSVLAPEWRAARARAAHKEH from the coding sequence ATGTACGCGATATCCCTGGGTGACGACGGCGCGCAACTACGGCCCCTGGAACCCTGGCACGCCGAGGAGTTCCTCGCGCACCTCGACCGGGGGCGGGACTTCATCACCCGGCACGTCCCCTTCGGCATGAAGTCCACCGACGTCGACTCCGCGCGGGAGCAGCTCCAGCGGTACGCCGACCAGCGTGCCGCCGACACCGGTTCGCTGCACGGGATCTGGCTGGACGGGAAGCTCGTCGGCGGGGTGCTGTTCCTCAACTTCAGCGCGGAGCAAGGCAACTGCGAGGTCGGCTGCTGGCTGGAACCGGCCGGCACCGGACGCGGACTGATCACGCGCGCGATGCGTGTCCTCATCGACTGGGCGATTGACGAACGTGGCATGCACCGTGTGGAGTGGCACGCGTCGTCCGTCAACGAAGCGAGCATCAACGTGGCGCGGCGACTGGGCATGAGCCGTGAGGCCCTGCTGCGGGAGAGCTATCCGCACCGGGGTGTCCGCGCGGACACCGAGATCTGGTCGGTACTCGCGCCCGAGTGGCGTGCGGCACGCGCGCGTGCCGCTCACAAGGAGCATTAA
- a CDS encoding PQQ-dependent sugar dehydrogenase: MIVQRRAVTAVLAAATLLLTAGCSSDEGGSGDGGGPGGNDSASPGRTSPESSPPARGAEQTPPAKGSVKVVRTVTEGLKTPWGLAPLPDGDLLVSSRDEGTITRVDTETGRKTEVGEVPGVSAAGEGGLLGLALSPSFSSDHMVYAYFTTDSDNRIARMLYEEEKPAGEQLGAPNTVFRGIPKGYIHNGGRIAFGPDRMLYAGTGESGETGLSQDKASSGGKILRLTPEGEPAPGNPFPDSPVYSYGHRNVQGLAWDSKQRLFASEFGQDTWDELNQIEPGDNYGWPEAEGDSDDDAFHNPVAQWHTDDASPSGVAYAEGSIWMAGLKGKRLWRVPLKGTETSADPQAFLEDEYGRLRTVVSAGGDKLWLVTSETDGRGSPEGGDDRILELQVT, encoded by the coding sequence ATGATCGTGCAACGTAGAGCTGTGACGGCCGTACTGGCCGCGGCCACGCTCCTGCTCACGGCCGGCTGCTCCTCCGACGAGGGAGGGAGCGGGGACGGCGGTGGGCCGGGCGGCAACGACAGCGCGTCACCGGGACGTACGAGCCCGGAGTCGTCGCCCCCGGCGCGGGGGGCCGAGCAGACCCCGCCCGCCAAGGGCTCGGTGAAGGTGGTGCGCACGGTCACCGAGGGCCTGAAGACGCCCTGGGGCCTGGCCCCGCTGCCGGACGGCGATCTGCTGGTCTCCTCCCGTGACGAGGGCACGATCACGCGCGTCGACACGGAGACGGGCAGGAAGACCGAGGTGGGCGAGGTGCCGGGCGTCTCCGCGGCCGGTGAGGGCGGTCTGCTGGGCCTCGCACTGTCCCCGTCCTTCTCGTCGGATCACATGGTCTACGCGTACTTCACCACCGATTCGGACAACCGTATCGCCCGGATGCTGTACGAGGAGGAGAAGCCGGCGGGCGAGCAGCTGGGCGCCCCGAACACGGTCTTCCGGGGCATCCCGAAGGGCTACATCCACAACGGCGGCCGGATCGCCTTCGGCCCGGACAGGATGCTGTACGCGGGCACGGGCGAGAGCGGTGAGACGGGTCTGTCGCAGGACAAGGCCTCGTCGGGCGGCAAGATCCTGCGCCTGACCCCGGAGGGCGAGCCCGCCCCGGGCAACCCCTTCCCCGACTCCCCGGTGTACTCCTACGGCCACCGCAATGTGCAGGGCCTCGCCTGGGACTCGAAGCAGCGCCTGTTCGCCTCGGAGTTCGGCCAGGACACCTGGGACGAGCTGAACCAGATCGAGCCGGGCGACAACTACGGATGGCCCGAGGCGGAGGGCGACAGCGACGACGACGCGTTCCACAACCCCGTCGCCCAGTGGCACACGGACGACGCGTCCCCCAGCGGCGTCGCCTACGCCGAGGGCTCGATATGGATGGCGGGGCTGAAGGGCAAGCGTCTGTGGCGCGTCCCGCTGAAGGGCACGGAGACCTCGGCCGACCCGCAGGCGTTCCTGGAGGACGAGTACGGCAGGCTCCGTACGGTCGTGTCGGCGGGCGGCGACAAGCTGTGGCTGGTGACGAGCGAGACGGACGGCAGAGGGTCCCCGGAGGGCGGGGACGACCGGATTCTGGAGCTTCAGGTGACGTAG
- a CDS encoding helix-turn-helix transcriptional regulator: MLWPVETRSVCPVFVGRGDELGVLHDALARAADGEPQALLLGGEAGVGKTRLVEEFAEAALGRGAVVALGGCVEIGADGLPFAPFSTALRALRRALPDELAAAAAGQEEELARLLPELGETGVGRHDEEGMARLFELTARLLERVAADRTVVVALEDLHWADASTRHLLAYLFRTLRTGRLVVLATYRADDVHRRHPLRPLLAELDRLRTVRRIELSRFNRAEVGRQIAGILAAEPEPAQVDEIFDRSDGNAFFVEELAVAAHEGCRTRLTDTLRDLLLVRVESLPESAQRVARIVAEGGSTVEYRLLAAVARLAEDDLIEALRAAVGANLLLATPAGDGYRFRHSLVREAVADDLLPGERSRLNRRYAEALEADPTLVPADERTMRLASYWYHAHDPAKALPAVLDASVTARRRYAYSEQLRLLERAMELWDAAPDAVRTTLRPVDYTEVYPPCGCDPATTPLPYLDLMAEAAVAGRLCGERERALKIIKRALHLLEDDGDPLRAAWFWCQRSRLVQSLSRGDGWKELDTAQNLVRGLPPSEVHADVLASAAVWSMLHCPGPDALAAAEKAVEYARMVGAHETELHARLTHGGLLIDAGATETGFEEMHAIKERAVAEDIFLVAGRAYVNLPSGLEGVGRSRDAVPILEEGVAYTRRFGLLDSEAWVWGNLSESLYSLGRWDEAAEAAANALRRGHSNKPQGAGAICLARLALDRGDLPEAARQLATAHEHFGTHDPMPQHDLLLALVGIGVTVAEGRLLDARTELGHVLDTGFPPGTHRYGWLLLLAAATAEADARALSTVDAGRPEACARILDTAKKLTTGAPVWLAHEQWVRAELQRADGTATPDTWSRLVTAFEALDRPYDLARVRHRLAESLLTDGAEPDDRDRATELLRLSATVAGHLGARPLADAVTLLAQRARLTPTRASSRPAADPAESLGLTSRERDVLRLVSAGRTNRQIAEELFISPKTASVHVSNILAKLGVSGRGEAAAVAHRLGLFPPGAVPVRTTG, encoded by the coding sequence ATGCTCTGGCCCGTGGAGACCAGGTCCGTCTGTCCGGTGTTCGTCGGTCGTGGTGACGAGTTGGGGGTGTTGCACGACGCGCTCGCCCGTGCGGCCGACGGTGAGCCGCAGGCACTGCTGCTCGGCGGGGAGGCCGGGGTCGGCAAGACGCGGCTGGTCGAGGAGTTCGCCGAAGCGGCCCTGGGCCGGGGTGCCGTCGTCGCGCTCGGCGGCTGCGTCGAGATCGGCGCCGACGGGCTGCCCTTCGCGCCCTTCTCCACCGCGCTGCGTGCCCTGCGACGCGCGCTGCCCGACGAGCTGGCCGCCGCCGCTGCCGGGCAGGAGGAGGAACTGGCCCGGCTGCTACCGGAGTTGGGCGAGACCGGCGTCGGACGGCACGACGAGGAGGGCATGGCCCGCCTCTTCGAACTGACCGCACGCCTGCTGGAACGCGTCGCCGCCGACCGCACGGTCGTCGTCGCCCTCGAAGACCTCCACTGGGCCGACGCCTCCACCCGCCACCTCCTCGCCTACCTCTTCCGCACCCTGCGCACCGGCCGCCTCGTCGTCCTCGCCACCTACCGCGCCGACGACGTCCACCGCCGTCACCCACTGCGCCCCCTGCTCGCCGAACTGGACCGGTTGCGCACCGTCCGCCGCATCGAGCTGAGCCGCTTCAACCGCGCCGAAGTGGGCCGCCAGATCGCCGGCATCCTCGCCGCCGAACCCGAACCGGCCCAGGTCGACGAGATCTTCGACCGCTCCGACGGCAACGCCTTCTTCGTCGAGGAACTCGCCGTCGCCGCCCACGAGGGCTGCCGCACCCGGCTCACCGACACCCTCCGGGACCTGCTCCTCGTCCGCGTCGAAAGCCTGCCCGAGAGCGCCCAGCGGGTCGCCCGGATCGTCGCCGAGGGCGGCTCCACCGTCGAGTACCGGCTGCTCGCCGCCGTCGCCCGGCTCGCCGAGGACGACCTCATCGAGGCGCTGCGCGCGGCCGTCGGCGCCAACCTCCTGCTCGCCACCCCGGCCGGCGACGGCTACCGCTTCCGCCACTCCCTGGTCCGCGAGGCCGTCGCCGACGACCTGCTCCCCGGCGAACGCTCCCGCCTCAACCGCCGCTACGCCGAGGCCCTGGAAGCCGACCCGACGCTCGTCCCCGCCGACGAACGCACCATGCGTCTGGCCAGCTACTGGTACCACGCCCACGACCCGGCCAAGGCGCTCCCCGCCGTCCTGGACGCCTCGGTCACCGCCCGCCGCCGGTACGCGTACTCCGAGCAACTGCGGCTCCTGGAACGGGCGATGGAGCTGTGGGACGCCGCCCCCGACGCCGTACGGACCACACTCCGGCCCGTCGACTACACCGAGGTCTACCCGCCCTGCGGCTGCGACCCGGCCACCACGCCCCTGCCCTACCTCGACCTCATGGCCGAGGCCGCCGTCGCGGGCCGGCTGTGCGGGGAGCGCGAACGCGCCCTGAAGATCATCAAGCGTGCGCTGCACCTCCTGGAGGACGACGGAGACCCCCTGCGCGCCGCCTGGTTCTGGTGCCAGCGCTCCCGCCTGGTCCAGTCCCTGTCCCGGGGCGACGGCTGGAAGGAACTGGACACCGCCCAGAACCTCGTACGGGGCCTGCCGCCCTCGGAGGTCCACGCCGACGTCCTGGCAAGCGCCGCCGTCTGGTCGATGCTGCACTGCCCGGGCCCCGACGCCCTCGCCGCCGCCGAGAAGGCCGTCGAGTACGCGCGCATGGTGGGCGCCCACGAGACCGAACTGCACGCCCGGCTCACCCACGGCGGCCTCCTGATCGACGCCGGTGCCACGGAGACCGGGTTCGAGGAGATGCACGCCATCAAGGAACGGGCGGTCGCTGAGGACATCTTCCTCGTCGCCGGGCGGGCATACGTCAACCTCCCCTCCGGACTCGAAGGCGTCGGCCGCTCCCGGGACGCCGTCCCCATCCTGGAGGAGGGCGTCGCCTACACCCGCAGGTTCGGGCTGCTGGACTCCGAGGCCTGGGTGTGGGGCAACCTCTCCGAATCGCTGTACTCACTCGGCCGCTGGGACGAAGCCGCCGAGGCCGCGGCCAACGCGCTGCGGCGCGGCCACAGCAACAAGCCGCAGGGCGCCGGTGCCATCTGCCTGGCCAGGCTCGCTCTCGACCGGGGCGACCTGCCCGAGGCCGCGCGCCAACTGGCCACCGCCCACGAGCACTTCGGCACCCACGACCCCATGCCCCAGCACGACCTGCTGCTCGCCCTGGTCGGCATCGGCGTCACCGTCGCCGAGGGCCGCCTCCTCGACGCCCGCACCGAACTCGGCCACGTCCTGGACACCGGCTTCCCGCCCGGCACCCACCGCTACGGCTGGCTGCTGCTCCTCGCCGCCGCCACCGCGGAGGCCGATGCCCGCGCCCTGTCCACCGTGGACGCGGGCCGCCCCGAGGCCTGCGCCCGCATCCTCGACACCGCGAAGAAGCTCACCACGGGCGCCCCCGTCTGGCTCGCCCACGAGCAGTGGGTCCGCGCCGAACTCCAGCGCGCCGACGGCACCGCCACCCCGGACACCTGGTCACGGCTCGTCACCGCCTTCGAGGCCCTGGACCGCCCCTACGACCTCGCCCGGGTCCGCCACCGCCTCGCCGAGTCCCTGCTCACGGACGGCGCCGAGCCCGACGACCGCGACCGGGCGACCGAACTCCTCCGGCTGTCCGCCACCGTCGCCGGTCACCTGGGCGCCCGCCCCCTCGCCGACGCCGTCACCCTCCTCGCCCAGCGCGCCCGCCTCACCCCGACCCGCGCCTCGTCCCGTCCCGCGGCGGACCCGGCCGAATCCCTGGGCCTCACGAGCCGCGAACGGGACGTCCTGCGCCTGGTCTCCGCCGGCCGCACCAACCGGCAGATCGCCGAGGAACTCTTCATCTCGCCGAAGACGGCGAGCGTCCACGTCTCGAACATCCTGGCCAAACTGGGCGTCTCGGGCCGGGGAGAGGCGGCTGCGGTCGCCCACCGGCTGGGGCTGTTCCCGCCCGGGGCGGTCCCGGTCCGGACGACCGGGTGA
- a CDS encoding DUF6191 domain-containing protein: MFNMFEELFAPGRKHTRDEQNRLELTRTDVGDGDPGRGPIDLASGKVVVRRSEQPEEPERPEASQEL, encoded by the coding sequence GTGTTCAACATGTTCGAGGAGCTCTTCGCCCCGGGACGCAAGCACACGCGCGACGAGCAGAACCGCCTGGAGCTGACCCGCACGGACGTCGGCGACGGCGACCCCGGACGCGGCCCGATAGACCTCGCGTCCGGAAAGGTCGTCGTACGCCGGTCGGAGCAGCCGGAAGAACCGGAGCGGCCGGAGGCTTCTCAGGAACTCTGA
- a CDS encoding MMPL family transporter, whose product MAVLARWCVRHRLVVVLIWLAALAGVTAAAAVAGSAYSNDYEVPGTESGRAAQLLEKGFPGLGGDTDTVVWHTASGTVRATDVEQTMTRTLDRIADLPGVASVVSPYEGRDTGRISADGRTAYATVTFDKSAEDIGEGEARAVVDVAGTARADGLQVELGGSAIALTESSGGHLAEVVGVVVAAVVLFLAFGSLAASLLPIATALVSVGTAYAGIVLLGHVMTVADFAPMLGMLIGLGVGIDYALFIVTRHRRGLLRLPGARPPDPRRKGGSAGAAGAGSKGSAGGAGQTRVGLRLSVDEAAVNAVRTTGRAVVFAGATVCIALLGMLILRLGFLNGVAIAASLTVVLTVAASVTLLPALLSFIGPRALSRRERRRLAEHGPGPELPTGFAVRWSAFVERHPKVLGAAALGVVALLALPTFSLHLGTSDQGNNPRTTTTRQAYDLLADGFGPGVNGPLTLVTPVSDAEDKLVLDNLAATLRTTEGVASSSPVTYSADGSTGYLTVVPESSPQSARTSDLVERLRERVLPRAETGTSLDLHVGGVTASYDDFADVIVDKLPLFVGVVIGLGCLLLLLAFRSIGIPLKAAAMNVAAVASAFGVVVAIFQWGWGSELLGLGSAGPIEPFLPVIMVSVLFGLSMDYQVFLVSRMYEEWLETGDNRRAVRVGLAETSRVINSAAVIMISVFLAFVLSGDRVIAMFGIALAAAVALDAFVLRTLLVPALMHLLGDANWWLPRWLDRRLPRISIEPPECRSTAAQLPGAGEAARASIPDVLDVLDVLDMDVMDDMDVMDVLVKERPQDVRDIPG is encoded by the coding sequence GTGGCAGTCCTCGCACGCTGGTGTGTCAGGCACCGCCTCGTCGTCGTACTGATCTGGCTCGCCGCCCTCGCCGGTGTGACCGCCGCCGCAGCCGTCGCGGGTTCGGCGTACTCGAACGACTACGAGGTCCCCGGCACCGAGTCGGGCCGCGCCGCCCAGTTGCTGGAGAAGGGTTTCCCCGGGCTCGGCGGCGACACGGACACCGTCGTCTGGCACACCGCCTCCGGCACGGTTCGCGCCACCGACGTCGAGCAGACGATGACCCGCACCCTGGACCGCATCGCCGACCTGCCCGGAGTCGCCTCGGTCGTCAGCCCCTACGAGGGCCGCGACACCGGCCGCATCAGCGCCGACGGGCGTACGGCGTACGCCACCGTCACCTTCGACAAGTCCGCCGAGGACATCGGCGAGGGCGAGGCGCGGGCCGTCGTCGACGTGGCCGGGACGGCACGGGCCGACGGGCTCCAGGTGGAGCTCGGCGGCAGTGCCATCGCGCTCACCGAGTCGTCCGGCGGCCACCTCGCGGAAGTCGTCGGAGTGGTCGTCGCGGCCGTCGTGCTGTTCCTCGCCTTCGGCTCGCTCGCCGCCTCCCTGCTGCCGATCGCCACCGCCCTGGTGAGCGTCGGCACGGCGTACGCCGGGATCGTGCTCCTCGGGCACGTGATGACCGTCGCCGACTTCGCGCCCATGCTCGGCATGCTGATCGGGCTCGGCGTGGGCATCGACTACGCGCTGTTCATCGTCACCAGGCACCGGCGCGGTCTGCTGCGCCTCCCGGGGGCGCGACCCCCGGACCCGCGGCGGAAAGGCGGGTCGGCCGGGGCAGCCGGGGCGGGCAGTAAGGGCAGTGCGGGCGGTGCGGGGCAGACCCGAGTGGGACTCCGACTGTCCGTCGACGAGGCCGCCGTCAACGCGGTCAGGACCACCGGACGCGCGGTCGTCTTCGCGGGTGCGACCGTTTGCATCGCCCTACTGGGGATGCTGATCCTGCGGCTGGGCTTCCTCAACGGGGTCGCGATCGCGGCCTCCCTGACGGTGGTCCTGACCGTCGCGGCCTCCGTGACCCTGCTCCCCGCCCTGCTGTCGTTCATCGGGCCGCGCGCCCTGAGCCGGCGCGAGCGGCGCAGGCTGGCCGAGCACGGGCCCGGGCCGGAGCTGCCCACCGGGTTCGCCGTCCGCTGGTCCGCGTTCGTCGAGCGGCACCCCAAGGTGCTCGGCGCCGCCGCCCTGGGCGTCGTCGCGCTGCTCGCCCTGCCCACCTTCTCGCTCCACCTCGGCACCTCCGACCAGGGCAACAACCCGAGGACGACGACCACACGCCAGGCCTACGACCTCCTCGCCGACGGCTTCGGCCCCGGCGTCAACGGCCCGCTCACCCTCGTGACGCCCGTCTCCGACGCCGAGGACAAGCTCGTCCTCGACAACCTCGCCGCGACCCTCCGGACCACCGAGGGCGTCGCGTCGTCCTCGCCGGTCACCTACAGCGCCGACGGCTCCACCGGGTACCTCACAGTGGTACCGGAGTCCTCCCCGCAGTCCGCGCGCACCAGTGACCTGGTGGAACGGCTGCGTGAGAGGGTGCTCCCGCGCGCGGAGACCGGCACCTCGCTCGACCTGCACGTCGGCGGGGTCACGGCGAGCTACGACGACTTCGCGGATGTGATCGTCGACAAGCTGCCGCTGTTCGTCGGTGTCGTGATCGGCCTCGGCTGTCTGCTGCTCCTGCTCGCGTTCCGCTCGATCGGCATCCCGCTCAAGGCCGCCGCGATGAACGTCGCCGCCGTCGCCTCCGCGTTCGGTGTCGTCGTCGCGATCTTCCAGTGGGGCTGGGGGAGCGAACTGCTGGGCCTCGGCAGCGCGGGCCCGATAGAGCCCTTCCTCCCCGTCATCATGGTCTCGGTCCTCTTCGGGCTCTCCATGGACTACCAGGTCTTCCTGGTCAGCCGGATGTACGAGGAGTGGCTGGAGACCGGCGACAACCGGCGGGCGGTCCGGGTGGGCCTCGCCGAGACCAGCCGCGTGATCAACTCCGCGGCCGTCATCATGATCTCCGTCTTCCTCGCCTTCGTCCTCTCCGGCGACCGGGTGATCGCCATGTTCGGCATCGCCCTGGCCGCCGCCGTCGCCCTCGACGCCTTCGTCCTGCGCACCCTCCTGGTGCCCGCGCTGATGCACCTGCTCGGCGACGCCAACTGGTGGCTGCCCCGCTGGCTGGACCGGCGCCTGCCGCGCATCAGCATCGAGCCGCCCGAGTGCCGGAGCACCGCCGCGCAATTGCCGGGCGCCGGCGAGGCCGCCCGTGCGAGCATTCCGGACGTACTCGACGTACTCGACGTACTCGACATGGACGTCATGGATGACATGGACGTCATGGACGTACTGGTGAAGGAGCGACCGCAGGATGTACGCGATATCCCTGGGTGA
- a CDS encoding type II toxin-antitoxin system RelE family toxin, which translates to MLYQIEFTERAAAQRDTLPEDRRKLLERGLLKLAEDPFTPVSQAVSGEDIRVVSVAPGLTAGYMVHRAFLILLSVALLDQSLIDE; encoded by the coding sequence GTGTTGTACCAGATCGAGTTCACCGAGCGTGCCGCCGCACAGCGCGACACGCTTCCCGAAGACCGACGCAAGCTCCTGGAGCGCGGGCTGCTGAAGCTGGCCGAGGATCCCTTCACGCCCGTGTCCCAGGCCGTCAGCGGCGAGGACATCCGTGTGGTGTCCGTCGCCCCGGGGCTGACCGCCGGCTACATGGTCCACCGGGCGTTCCTGATCCTGCTCTCGGTGGCACTCCTCGACCAGTCGTTGATAGACGAATAA